The following DNA comes from Castanea sativa cultivar Marrone di Chiusa Pesio chromosome 10, ASM4071231v1.
TAAAAACAGTCAATAACAATCtgtcacttagaatttgttgtgaaagtattataaaaaatatttgagacataacatttctttctccttctttttttttgtttttcatttgataaaaaacattattttatttgttagatAGTATTCGGGCAtaattaatactattacaataaataaataaaataacccTGTTAGTTAAAATTTGGGCCTTTCTTTTACTTGAGGCATAAGGCCTAAGGCGACCGTACTAGAGCTTGCCTGTACCAGAGCTAGACCCGGACCTGCTGCTGAGTTCTTTATATTTATACAGAATTGATTGTCTCCAACACTAGCAAATTAAATAACCAGGAGGTCTAAAGGCTAAAAACAAGTAGTAGCTTAACACAAATGTGACAATGTGCCTAAGAGAAGAGTGTGGAAAAAGTCTTACTTGGGGCTGGTGATGACAGTGAACCAATCCATACCCTCAGGAGAGGCAATCGTTGATACAACAAAAAACCTTGGCACGATGAACAAATTACCCGCCTTAAGAGTTGATTCCAAGACCCTACGGCCATCAACGCCAACAACCTGGACATGGCCACTACCCCTAACAATATAAGTCATCTGCAATGCCGAGTCACAAGAATATCCAGGAGAGCACATGGCACTTCCATCCAACCTAACAAGGTCACCCCCAAGCCCAGCTTCACCGAGCATAGGAAGAACAGTAGTGTTCAATAGCACAACCCTTCCACCTTTCTTAATGTCCACGTCTAATGGAGCCTCCTCACAATTGAATGCCATACCAAATCGATGTTCCTTCTTTGGCTCAGGCATTTCAAAGTTTTCATCAAGCTTGACATTTCCATTGCTTGATTGGTTTCCAACAAAGGCCTTCACAGCATTCTCATCTAAGTCACACGCTCGGCTCACAACTTCAGTAGAGAACCCAGTGAAGATCCCATTGGAACCCGCCAAGAAAAAATCAGTAAACTCACCAGCTCTGTGTGCTTTTGAAGTGTCTCCCAAGAAAAGAACAACTAACTCAGTGTCCTCTTTGTTGTACCACCATGTAACCGCACCAAAAGGAAGGGCAATGGCATCACCCTTCTTAATTGCAAGAACTTTCTCTTCTGATTCAGGAAGCACAATTCCAGCCAGGGACGGAGCTAGGATTTCGAGTGAGGGGGGCGAGATACACTCAAACccaaatgcttaaaaaattttttttttttttttttgtgaaagcagggaagtattgaacaaaaatggagcatgaaaattcaaaaccatgctttatatattttatatttttctttttttcacttggccaagggggggccattgccccccttGGTCCAAGCATAGCTACGTCCCTGATTCCAGCTACACCATTTCCTACAGAAAACCAATGAGGACTAAGTTAACATATTACATATACTACACAATGAATGGTTGACAGAATTTGGATCATACTCTCATTACTCTGTAAAACAAATTGTAGACAATATGTGTTATTGCTTACTCTTCTGCTACATGTGGACAATAGCACAATACTACTCTTTTAATCCATAAGTCATTGTTCTTACCAACATTTAAATgcctaaaaattataaaaccatTCTCAAGTAAAAGCACCCAAAAAGTTGGGTGAagtttagaataaaatttctgaACATGACAAAAGATGAAGCAATCAAGAGCATAATGAAAACagaaaatcataataaaataaaataaaatcaagcaATCGTCCATCAAAAGACTGACCAAAATTGTCATGATATGATTTGAGTCCACCTAGCCCATGATGGAGGTAGTGAGTTGTAACTTAACACAATACGTTAATACCAGAACAATTTTGGGCTTTCTACTATTAAACTATATGCCCCAAATTTTAGGTTAATCGATTCATTTAACACAATTCAAAATATCTCATGATGCGCTAAAAGATACCTACAAAATCCACAATCAAAACCTGCTcagttaagaaaaaataaagaaaacttaaaaaataaattccattcaaattttattctaCAAATTCTATTCCCAACAAAgaacccatttattaaaaaaatttaattcagtACACCAATAAATCTATGTATCTAACCATAACAACAATAGAACATGCAAGTATGCAACATAAAATTGATCAAACAATAAAACTTAAAACCCACAAACGTAGACAAGCAAAGAcgcaaaaaattacaaaaacagaaaacgattatatatatataaaagcaaccTTGGAGTACATAAGCAACCTTGGAAGAATCAGAATAACGAGGAAGAGCAAAACCATTCTTCTCAAGGGCCAACTTAGCAGCACCAATATTCCCTTCACGAAGCATGGGAAGCTCAGATGGAGACCAAGCATGGTACGACCCTCCATTGTCTCCGTACACCTTCTTTGCCAACTTTGGAGATAGATCAACCtccattgtttttcttttactcttttctctttaaaacaaaTATTCCTAGTTGTCTTGCTGCGTGTTAAAAGGGACTATCAGCTATTTATAGTGGCGGGAGAGTTTTTGCAGTTAAGTATTGCTTcaaaaagagaagaataaaCGTATTTAAGCAAATTACAAACTGATTTTCCTACTTGGTTTGTTATGTAAAAATTTATGACCACAAACTATTTAGCAATTTCTTTGTCATAATTGAAATGTGACAGAGTCTAACTGGTgtagaaaaaattgtgaatcCATGGATAAATTattagtaatcaatcacaattggACATGTTAAAGTTGTAaccaaaaaagatttttgaaataGTTTGTGGTGAAAGCATAAAAAGCGTCACTGTGAATCTAATCAAATTTAAGAAAACACTAGGCTAATTGAGATTTTTTAGgataaattactttttaaatctTACAGTTTTTGGAAatgtttcttttaaaaaaactttcaaaatattttgttcaaatcccaaaaatttttaaaatgtttcatttaaCCCTTGTATTATTGTACCACGTTTTTTTATGTTAAGGCCCTTAAACATCACATGATTTGTTGGTTTAAATGAAATTCACTTcaaattttgagatttacatttaATTTATCCAAAACTCTAAGAAGGTTTAAATGAAATGTTTTTGGAAACTTTGaggttaaaaataaatattttgaaatattaatatttaaaggaaacatatccaaactccaaaaaaaattttaaaaaatattacttttttatatatattaaaaaaatgatagaataGCTAAATGAGAATAGTTGTTATTACACACATATTCCTACTTGAAATTGTCTCTAATTCCCGATTTCAGTTCAAAATTAAGTGCATGTAAGTATAGTTattattagagcattcacattcgGCCTTTGATATGCCATATGTTGGTATATTTTAGCATCAAGGCACAAAAATAACCCATTACCCGATCTTGCAAAATCttgcaattgtaaaaaaaaaaaaaaatttgcaattgtgctacaatgCCGTCCTAAATGTATGATGGCACAATAGCACAAttgtaaaccaaaaaaattatattttattgcttTTCACCTtttgtcttctctctctctctctctctctctctctctcagagctTGCACTAAAGTTGGGTTGGATTCAGAGTGGTCACGTCATAGCGGTCGGCATGGTCACAACATGGCGAAGATCGGAGGTGAAGGTTGGATTTTGGATCGAGGAGATCGAAGATCATGGTGGCATGGGTTTGGATTAGTGGGCTATGTGGGTTGTGGGTCAAGTGGTGGGTCAGATGATGGGTTTGGATCGATGGATTGATGTATCGTGGGTCAGGTGGTGGCGTGGTGGGGTGGGTTTGGATCGGTGGTGCTTTTCAcgttttgttctctctctctctctctctctcacatagaGCTCCTCCCTcctcacatctctctctctcattcaaaGCTTCCACTAAAGCTGGGTTGGATTCGGAGTGGTCACATCATGGCAGTCGACATGGTCATAACATGGCAAAGATCAAAGGTGAAGGTTGGATTTTGGATCAAGGAGATTGAAGATCATGGTGGCATGGGTTTGGATTAGTGGGCTATGTGGGTTGTGGgtcaagtggtgggcatggagTTGTGGGTCAGATGATGGGTTTGGATCAAAGGATTGATGTATTGTGGGTCAGGTGGTAGCGTGGTGGGGTGGGTTTGGATCAGTAGGCTgtgtgggtcatgggtcaggtGATGGGTTTGGATCGGTGGATCGGTGTATCATGGGTCAGGTGGTAGCATGTTGGCATAGGTTTCGAACGGTGGGCTGTGTGGGTCGTGTGTCAAGCGATGGGTTTGAAGTTGTGGGTCAGGTGGGGTTGTGGTGGAGATTGGTCGGTTTCTCTTGGTTATTTGATGGTGGTTCTTCTGGGTTTGGGTGTTGTGTGTGGCTCCGTTGGTCGCCCCTATGGAGGCTCTGTTAATGGCTCCGATGGTGATTTCTTTTAACTGGGTTTGCTAGGATATGTGgggttttggtttggtttgaacTGATGGTTCGGTGGGTTTTTTTTAcgtggttttggttttggtttgatggtCAGGTGGGTGGTGCTAGGATATGTAGGGGTGGCAGTGTGTTGGTGGGTggcgtggtggtggtggctattGTGATTATGGTGGCTAATGTGGGCTATTGTGGCTGTGGTGTGTGTTTTTTTCTGGGTTCTT
Coding sequences within:
- the LOC142611541 gene encoding glutelin type-D 1-like, whose protein sequence is MEVDLSPKLAKKVYGDNGGSYHAWSPSELPMLREGNIGAAKLALEKNGFALPRYSDSSKVAYVLQAPSLAGIVLPESEEKVLAIKKGDAIALPFGAVTWWYNKEDTELVVLFLGDTSKAHRAGEFTDFFLAGSNGIFTGFSTEVVSRACDLDENAVKAFVGNQSSNGNVKLDENFEMPEPKKEHRFGMAFNCEEAPLDVDIKKGGRVVLLNTTVLPMLGEAGLGGDLVRLDGSAMCSPGYSCDSALQMTYIVRGSGHVQVVGVDGRRVLESTLKAGNLFIVPRFFVVSTIASPEGMDWFTVITSPNPTFTQLAGRTSVWKALSPSVLQASFDVDADTEKLFRSKRTSDAIFFPPPN